A window of the Kosakonia radicincitans DSM 16656 genome harbors these coding sequences:
- a CDS encoding SiaB family protein kinase codes for MQINDLQVKDAVLLPLFTLQRQNAVELFYTGYFSQQHIVSLGEVIRAWLDKHESSAVTRRKLFSAFIEMGQNIVRYSADDRFLSAVEHELRFGSVCFHMDQTHYYLETANLVGPEASTLLQTNLEVLRGMSQAEIRDAWKQGLRNEAPATSKGANIGLLTMARDTSVPLEYRIHPLAASSLSAFHLKATFCHD; via the coding sequence ATGCAAATAAACGACCTGCAGGTCAAAGACGCCGTTCTGTTACCCCTTTTTACGCTGCAACGGCAAAACGCCGTTGAGCTTTTTTATACCGGCTATTTTTCCCAGCAACATATTGTTTCGCTGGGCGAAGTGATCCGCGCCTGGCTGGATAAACATGAATCCTCCGCCGTGACGCGCCGCAAACTCTTCTCGGCATTTATCGAGATGGGGCAAAACATTGTGCGCTACTCCGCCGACGATCGGTTTTTATCGGCCGTTGAACACGAGCTGCGCTTTGGTTCGGTCTGTTTTCATATGGATCAGACCCATTACTACCTGGAAACGGCAAACCTGGTGGGGCCGGAAGCTTCCACCCTGCTGCAAACGAACCTTGAAGTGTTGCGTGGCATGTCGCAGGCAGAAATCCGCGACGCCTGGAAGCAGGGGCTGAGAAACGAAGCGCCGGCAACCAGCAAAGGGGCCAATATCGGTTTGTTGACCATGGCGCGCGATACCAGCGTTCCGCTGGAGTATCGCATTCATCCACTGGCGGCAAGCTCCCTTTCCGCCTTTCACTTAAAGGCAACGTTTTGCCATGACTGA
- a CDS encoding SpoIIE family protein phosphatase, giving the protein MDIPISSRQLNAGILRLAVPHVTPDANNLQVMSLFNEHKSLIGLPVLEKNRPIGMINRHIFLSQMSRPFFHELYDQKSCIAFMDKNPLIVDASAGLEYLSGRVIETGDKAVTEGFILTEEGQYVGIGLGIDLIRTVSDLQAKQHLQIMQSIEYARIIQESMLSRSRTAIDKTLQDWCLHWHPRDCVGGDIYAFQRTENGWLMVLADCTGHGVPGAFMTFIFSSALEKALTLAPIDAPEQLLSHINQHIKQTLSQMHPSADSGQSNDGCDAIALFVDTKNEQMRWASARMHAFLLGAESRQSEVLESCRKGVGYTDTPVDYQWQRYQAPLRRGDTLLLVSDGVTDQPGGPRNVMFGKKRIQSLLAQHRALPLPALSDALLTALTAWQGQQTSRDDMTWFGFRW; this is encoded by the coding sequence ATGGACATACCGATCTCTTCCCGGCAGCTTAACGCGGGTATTTTGCGCCTTGCCGTCCCGCACGTGACGCCGGACGCCAATAACCTGCAGGTGATGTCGCTGTTCAATGAACACAAGTCATTGATCGGTCTGCCGGTGCTGGAAAAAAACCGGCCTATCGGCATGATTAACCGACATATTTTCCTCTCGCAGATGAGCCGCCCCTTTTTCCACGAGCTGTACGATCAGAAGAGTTGTATCGCGTTTATGGATAAAAACCCGCTGATTGTCGATGCGAGTGCAGGTCTTGAATATCTCTCCGGGCGGGTCATTGAAACCGGCGACAAAGCGGTGACCGAAGGTTTTATCCTCACTGAAGAGGGGCAATATGTCGGCATTGGCCTCGGCATCGATCTGATTCGTACCGTTTCCGACTTGCAGGCTAAACAGCATCTGCAAATTATGCAAAGCATTGAATATGCGCGCATTATTCAGGAATCCATGCTCAGCCGTTCACGCACTGCCATTGATAAAACCCTGCAAGACTGGTGCCTGCACTGGCATCCGCGCGACTGCGTCGGCGGCGATATTTATGCTTTTCAGCGCACGGAGAATGGCTGGTTGATGGTGCTGGCCGATTGCACCGGACACGGCGTGCCGGGCGCGTTTATGACCTTTATCTTCTCCTCGGCGCTGGAAAAAGCGCTGACGCTGGCGCCGATTGACGCGCCGGAACAACTGCTGAGCCATATCAATCAACATATAAAACAGACGCTCAGCCAGATGCATCCGTCGGCGGACAGCGGCCAGTCAAATGATGGTTGCGACGCCATCGCCCTGTTTGTTGATACGAAAAACGAGCAGATGCGCTGGGCCAGCGCCCGTATGCACGCTTTTCTGCTGGGCGCAGAATCCCGGCAGAGCGAGGTACTGGAGAGTTGCCGCAAAGGCGTGGGCTATACCGATACGCCGGTGGATTACCAGTGGCAACGTTATCAGGCGCCGTTGCGCCGTGGTGACACACTGTTGCTGGTTTCCGATGGCGTCACCGATCAGCCCGGCGGCCCGCGCAACGTGATGTTTGGTAAGAAACGTATTCAGTCATTGTTGGCGCAGCACCGTGCGCTACCGCTACCTGCGCTTTCTGACGCCCTGCTGACGGCGCTGACAGCGTGGCAGGGGCAGCAAACGTCGCGCGATGACATGACATGGTTTGGTTTTCGTTGGTAG
- a CDS encoding malate/lactate/ureidoglycolate dehydrogenase → MPLFSHQQLRTLLQQHLLRVNTPADIAQKVADNLVEASLKGHDSHGVTLLPRYIRAILAGDLKPDARLHTVRDAGAVLSFDGGHGFGQLLGEQAMQAGIDRVQQFGVALVGLSNSHHLGRIGAWAEQVAAAGLVSIHFANVAAPSAVLPFDGLRARLGTNPFCVGIPLADRPPVVLDFATSAIAGNKARVAWNEGRPIPPGCAVDANGEPTTDPGVLMSEPRGALLPFGGHKGAGLSLICSLLGAALTGGETESHDIAPRAGIINNMLSILFDPKKLGAGESYQQEVLAQVDWVRHDQQGRDVQIPGEPEQRARARRIEEGIAIDEVSWQEFVALESLTA, encoded by the coding sequence ATGCCGTTATTTTCACATCAACAATTGCGCACGCTGCTGCAACAGCATCTGCTACGGGTGAATACGCCTGCGGATATTGCGCAAAAAGTCGCAGATAATCTGGTTGAAGCCTCATTAAAAGGCCACGATTCCCACGGCGTCACGCTGCTACCGCGCTATATTCGCGCCATTCTCGCAGGCGATCTGAAACCGGATGCCCGCCTGCATACCGTACGTGATGCAGGCGCGGTGCTCTCCTTCGATGGCGGGCACGGTTTCGGCCAGTTGCTGGGCGAACAGGCGATGCAGGCCGGGATCGATCGCGTGCAGCAATTTGGTGTGGCGCTGGTCGGTTTATCCAATTCACACCATCTTGGTCGCATTGGCGCATGGGCGGAACAGGTTGCCGCTGCCGGGCTGGTATCGATCCATTTTGCCAATGTGGCGGCCCCTTCGGCGGTGCTGCCGTTTGACGGGCTGCGGGCGCGGCTCGGCACCAACCCCTTCTGCGTGGGTATTCCACTGGCGGATCGCCCACCGGTAGTGCTCGATTTCGCCACCAGCGCTATCGCCGGGAACAAAGCCCGCGTGGCATGGAACGAAGGTCGCCCAATCCCGCCAGGCTGCGCGGTGGATGCTAACGGTGAGCCGACCACCGATCCCGGCGTATTGATGAGCGAGCCGCGCGGTGCGCTGCTGCCATTCGGCGGGCACAAAGGTGCCGGGCTGTCGCTGATTTGCAGTCTGCTGGGGGCAGCGCTGACCGGCGGCGAAACCGAAAGTCATGACATTGCGCCGCGCGCTGGCATTATCAACAACATGCTGTCGATTCTGTTCGATCCCAAAAAGTTAGGCGCAGGCGAAAGTTATCAGCAGGAAGTGCTGGCGCAGGTGGACTGGGTACGCCACGACCAGCAGGGCCGCGACGTGCAGATCCCCGGCGAGCCGGAACAGCGGGCCAGGGCGCGCCGGATTGAAGAAGGGATCGCCATCGATGAGGTGAGCTGGCAGGAGTTTGTCGCCCTGGAATCCTTAACAGCATGA
- a CDS encoding ABC transporter substrate-binding protein, whose product MKKLHQTLAGVLALATLGGISPSALAEGKISIAQQFGIGYLILDVVRDQQLIEKEGKKEGLDIQVEWRTISGATGMNEALLSGALDVASAGVPPLLTLWDRTKDRQNVKAIASLGSMPNYLLSNNPAVKSIKDLSDKDRIAVPAAGVGFQSRTLQIETAKLYGDADFKRFDNISVSLPHPDASAALIAGGSEITTHFSSPPFQYQALEHSNVHKILSSYDVLGGQATFNVLYTTQKFHDENPKTYKAFYRALSDAAKIINADKNAAAETYIRVEKSRLPLPLVQKIVNDPEISFTISPERTGVYAEKLHELGVLKNKAASWKDYFFDEAWENPGS is encoded by the coding sequence ATGAAGAAATTACACCAGACGCTCGCAGGCGTTTTGGCGCTTGCCACGCTTGGCGGTATCAGCCCGTCCGCGCTGGCGGAGGGGAAAATTAGCATTGCACAGCAGTTTGGCATTGGTTATTTAATTCTGGACGTGGTGCGCGACCAGCAGCTAATTGAAAAAGAAGGTAAAAAAGAGGGGCTGGATATTCAGGTTGAGTGGCGCACCATTTCCGGCGCCACTGGTATGAATGAAGCGCTGCTCTCCGGCGCGCTGGATGTGGCCTCCGCAGGCGTGCCGCCGCTATTAACGCTGTGGGATCGCACCAAAGATCGGCAGAATGTAAAAGCCATTGCCTCGCTCGGTTCCATGCCCAACTATTTGCTCAGTAATAACCCGGCGGTAAAAAGCATTAAAGATTTGAGCGATAAAGACAGAATTGCCGTCCCGGCTGCGGGCGTCGGTTTCCAGTCGCGGACATTACAGATTGAAACTGCCAAATTATATGGCGATGCCGATTTTAAACGCTTCGACAATATTAGCGTCAGCCTGCCGCACCCGGATGCCAGCGCAGCATTAATTGCCGGTGGTTCGGAAATTACCACTCACTTCTCCAGCCCGCCGTTCCAGTATCAGGCGCTGGAACACAGCAACGTCCATAAAATTCTCAGTTCGTATGATGTGTTGGGCGGACAGGCCACCTTTAACGTGCTTTACACCACGCAGAAATTCCACGACGAGAACCCGAAAACCTATAAGGCGTTTTATCGTGCCCTGAGCGACGCCGCCAAAATCATCAACGCCGATAAAAATGCGGCGGCGGAAACCTATATTCGCGTGGAAAAATCACGGCTGCCATTACCGCTGGTACAGAAAATTGTGAACGACCCGGAGATCAGCTTCACCATTTCGCCGGAACGCACCGGTGTGTACGCCGAAAAACTCCATGAACTTGGGGTGCTGAAAAACAAAGCCGCCTCGTGGAAAGACTACTTCTTCGACGAAGCGTGGGAAAACCCAGGCAGTTAA
- a CDS encoding ABC transporter ATP-binding protein: protein MATHHNDGPLLQVSHVDIEYRTRERLVRATHDVSFDVWPGDRFILLGPSGCGKSSLLKATGGFLAPRGGEITLQGEAIAAPGPERMMVFQEFDQLPPWKTVLENIMFPLLASRKANRAEARETALHFLNKVGLAGFADAMPHTLSGGMKQRVAIARALAMKPRILLMDEPFAALDALTRRTMQEELLALWEEERFTLLFVTHSIEEALVVGSRILVLSPHPGRVRAELNCHQFTLNDFGSEAFQHAAQHIHDLLFPSGGNRTSPVSGEEPAYVAATLHSS, encoded by the coding sequence ATGGCAACTCACCACAACGACGGGCCGCTGTTGCAGGTCAGCCATGTTGATATTGAATACCGCACCCGCGAACGGCTGGTGCGGGCAACCCACGACGTCAGTTTTGATGTCTGGCCTGGCGACCGCTTTATTCTGCTCGGCCCTTCCGGCTGCGGGAAATCGAGCCTGCTGAAAGCGACGGGCGGCTTTCTGGCGCCGCGTGGCGGCGAGATCACGTTGCAGGGCGAGGCGATCGCAGCGCCTGGTCCGGAGCGGATGATGGTGTTCCAGGAGTTTGATCAGTTGCCGCCGTGGAAAACGGTGCTGGAAAACATCATGTTCCCGCTATTGGCCAGCCGCAAAGCCAATCGCGCAGAAGCCAGAGAAACGGCGCTGCACTTTCTCAATAAAGTCGGGCTGGCCGGGTTTGCCGATGCGATGCCGCATACCCTCTCCGGTGGCATGAAACAGCGCGTGGCAATTGCCCGCGCGCTGGCGATGAAGCCGCGCATTTTGTTGATGGATGAGCCGTTTGCCGCGCTGGATGCGCTGACGCGCCGCACCATGCAGGAGGAGCTGCTTGCGCTCTGGGAAGAGGAGCGCTTTACCCTGCTGTTTGTCACGCACTCCATTGAAGAGGCGCTGGTGGTCGGCAGCCGTATTCTGGTGTTGTCGCCGCACCCGGGCCGGGTTCGCGCCGAGCTGAACTGTCATCAGTTCACGCTCAACGATTTTGGTAGCGAGGCATTCCAGCATGCCGCGCAGCATATTCACGATCTGCTGTTCCCCTCTGGTGGAAACCGCACATCTCCTGTTTCTGGTGAGGAGCCCGCGTATGTCGCAGCCACCCTACATTCGTCCTGA
- a CDS encoding ABC transporter permease, whose translation MSQPPYIRPEFERELPPLRDVAVEAPLPLGQRLWNMTWLRKTFIVLLVLALWEIAARVQQNDLMLPGVLQTWHAFSEDMRNGELPQKIVNSLSILLKGYLIGSVLALVASALAVTTQFGRDLLSTLTAMLNPLPAIALLPLALLWFGLGNASLIFVLVHSVMWPIALNTWSGFSGVPETLRMAGRNYGLSGPRYVVTILIPASLPAILSGLKIGWAFAWRTLIAAELVFGASSGQGGLGWYIFQNRNELFTDRVFAGLVTVIAIGLLVEGVVFASLEKVTVKRWGMQR comes from the coding sequence ATGTCGCAGCCACCCTACATTCGTCCTGAATTTGAACGTGAACTGCCGCCGCTGCGCGATGTGGCCGTTGAAGCGCCGTTGCCGCTCGGCCAGCGGCTGTGGAATATGACGTGGTTACGTAAAACCTTTATTGTGCTGCTGGTGCTGGCGTTATGGGAAATCGCCGCGCGCGTGCAACAGAATGATTTGATGCTGCCCGGCGTGCTGCAAACCTGGCACGCCTTCAGCGAAGATATGCGCAACGGCGAGTTGCCGCAGAAGATTGTTAACTCGCTGAGCATTTTGCTGAAAGGGTATCTGATTGGCAGCGTGCTGGCGCTGGTGGCCAGCGCGCTGGCGGTGACCACCCAGTTTGGCCGCGACTTGCTCAGCACGCTCACGGCGATGCTCAACCCGTTACCGGCGATTGCGCTGTTGCCGCTGGCGCTGCTGTGGTTTGGTCTTGGCAATGCCAGCCTGATCTTTGTGCTGGTACATTCGGTGATGTGGCCGATTGCGCTGAACACCTGGTCGGGCTTTAGCGGCGTGCCGGAGACCCTGCGTATGGCCGGGCGCAATTATGGTCTTAGCGGCCCGCGTTATGTGGTGACGATCCTGATCCCGGCATCCCTACCGGCCATTCTCTCCGGGCTGAAAATCGGCTGGGCCTTTGCGTGGCGTACGCTGATTGCCGCCGAATTGGTGTTTGGTGCCTCCAGCGGGCAGGGCGGTCTGGGTTGGTATATCTTCCAGAACCGCAACGAGTTATTCACCGACCGCGTTTTTGCCGGGCTGGTTACGGTGATAGCCATCGGTTTATTGGTTGAAGGCGTGGTGTTCGCCAGCCTTGAGAAAGTCACCGTCAAACGCTGGGGTATGCAGCGTTAA
- a CDS encoding ABC transporter permease, which produces MAYPLDFSRQIDDAVHALLAHAGGLFDGIARIIDLFAGGLEQLISALSPWGLVTLAVVIGAWRIGKGFALFALLATLYIIYSGYSDHAAITLALTLSSTFFSLLLGIPLGIWSARRAAVGSVVRTLLDFMQTMPAFVYLIPATILFGLGRPPGIFATILFSMPPVVRLTDLGIRQVNSARLEAGIAFGCTPWQLLWKVQLPAAQPSIMAGVNQTIMMAMSMVIIASMVGAGGLGNDILSSIQQLEIGLGLQSGVVVVLMAILLDRLSASFARRPADQ; this is translated from the coding sequence ATGGCTTATCCATTAGATTTTAGTCGGCAGATTGACGATGCCGTCCACGCACTGCTGGCCCATGCTGGCGGGTTATTTGACGGTATCGCCCGGATAATCGATCTGTTTGCCGGTGGCCTGGAGCAGCTAATTAGCGCGCTGTCGCCGTGGGGGCTGGTGACGCTGGCGGTGGTCATCGGCGCATGGCGGATCGGCAAAGGGTTTGCGCTGTTCGCCCTGCTCGCCACGCTGTACATCATTTACAGCGGTTACAGCGATCATGCGGCGATCACGCTGGCGCTGACCTTATCTTCCACCTTTTTCAGCCTGCTGCTCGGCATTCCGCTTGGCATCTGGAGCGCCCGCCGTGCGGCCGTCGGCAGCGTGGTGCGCACCCTGCTCGATTTTATGCAGACCATGCCCGCGTTTGTCTATCTGATCCCGGCGACGATTCTGTTCGGCCTCGGCAGACCACCGGGCATTTTCGCCACCATTCTGTTTTCCATGCCGCCGGTCGTGCGTCTGACGGATTTAGGCATTCGCCAGGTGAACAGCGCCCGGCTGGAAGCGGGCATCGCCTTTGGTTGTACGCCGTGGCAGTTATTGTGGAAAGTGCAATTACCCGCCGCGCAGCCGTCGATCATGGCCGGGGTAAATCAAACGATAATGATGGCGATGTCGATGGTGATCATCGCCTCGATGGTCGGAGCCGGTGGGCTGGGGAATGATATTCTCAGCAGCATTCAGCAACTGGAAATTGGCCTCGGTTTACAGAGCGGCGTCGTGGTGGTGCTGATGGCCATTTTGCTGGATCGCCTCTCCGCCAGTTTTGCCCGCCGTCCGGCGGATCAATAA
- a CDS encoding ATP-binding cassette domain-containing protein: MSQPLFELSAVNKSYYSTRKKRLFSRRDNRTAVQALQDINLQIFAGEIFVIVGLSGSGKSTLLRTLNHLIPASSGEVRFQGQPLAALSDRELIALRREQMGMVFQSFALFDERNVLENVAFGLEVAGVPREAREARALTMLEKVGLSHVAKQYPHQLSGGMQQRVGLARALVVNPSVLLMDEAFSALDPIIRREMQSLLLVLQAEAQRTIVFVTHDMEEALRLGSRIAIMEKGRLVQVGKPEALINAPATPYVRHFFSGVDVSRWQMAENYADIWTTR, encoded by the coding sequence ATGTCACAACCGTTATTCGAGTTAAGCGCGGTCAATAAATCTTATTATTCCACGCGCAAAAAACGTCTGTTTTCCCGGCGCGATAACCGCACTGCGGTGCAAGCATTGCAGGATATTAATCTGCAAATCTTCGCCGGTGAAATATTTGTCATCGTCGGTTTATCCGGTTCGGGCAAGTCGACGCTGCTGCGTACGCTCAATCATCTTATTCCGGCCAGCTCCGGCGAGGTGCGCTTTCAGGGCCAGCCGCTTGCCGCGTTATCCGACCGCGAACTTATCGCGCTGCGTCGTGAACAGATGGGTATGGTGTTTCAGTCGTTTGCCCTGTTTGACGAGCGCAACGTACTGGAAAACGTGGCGTTCGGGCTGGAAGTGGCGGGCGTTCCGCGTGAAGCGCGGGAAGCAAGGGCGCTGACGATGCTGGAGAAAGTCGGGTTGAGCCATGTGGCAAAACAGTATCCGCATCAGCTTTCCGGCGGAATGCAGCAGCGCGTCGGGCTGGCGCGAGCGCTGGTAGTGAATCCGTCGGTACTGTTGATGGATGAAGCTTTTTCCGCGCTCGATCCGATTATCCGCCGTGAAATGCAGTCGCTGTTGCTGGTGCTTCAGGCCGAAGCGCAGCGGACAATTGTCTTCGTCACACACGATATGGAAGAGGCGCTGCGGCTCGGTTCGCGCATCGCCATTATGGAAAAGGGCAGACTGGTGCAGGTAGGGAAACCGGAAGCGCTGATCAACGCGCCCGCCACGCCTTATGTGCGTCACTTTTTCTCCGGCGTTGATGTGTCTCGCTGGCAAATGGCGGAAAACTACGCCGATATCTGGACGACACGCTAA